From Taeniopygia guttata chromosome 3, bTaeGut7.mat, whole genome shotgun sequence:
TGCAGTGAGcacatttttgtgtgtgtagaAAAATGCATGGTTCCTCTTGAGCCAACAAATTCTTTGTCTTTTAAGAAACATTATCTCTAGTATTACAGTAGTAATTCATTATTTCTGGAATATGCATTGGAAAGGAGGAAATTGCTTTGTAATCCTTAGTATTGCCCTTCCTTCCTCAGATGCAGGGGGTTGCCAGCCTTCCTCACTCTGGCTGAGCAAGgttgaggaggagcagcaggaacctGCAGCAGGCATTTGGCAGCGTGCAGACAGGACAGCCACCTCTTCAGCAAGCATCCCTTCATGGAAGCAAATGTCTTTAATAAGAGTCTCTTGTCACTGCTAAGCAACTCATTTTGAGGAATGACACAAATAGAAGCATCTTTTCCTTCCAGGCTTTTGCTCGTACCTCCATGGTCTGTGCACCAGGGTCATGGAATGTGGTAGCTGCTTTACTTGTACAGGCTCCAGCTAACATTGAGCTCAACAGTGTGCAAGGAGCAGGGAGACTGAtttctttccctgctctcttttccttctcctgtcagATTACTGGGTTTTTGACTTGGAAgaattgtttggttttgtattcCTTCAATGTTTTGACCTTGTTATCTTTCAGTGTTTTGAAGCTATCATCCtacaaaaataccaaaacaaataatcttgtaggttctttttttttttttttaagcctgtTCTGTAAGGTATCATATTTTGTGCACTATTTCATCTTTTGTGAAGATGGTACATTGTTAGGAGTTAATACTTTGAATATAATATACCATactgaagaaattttaaataggGTGAACTGTGAGAGTGAAATGAGTGTATTATCTTTCAGACAGAGCACAGCCTTGACTTAGAATAGTGTTCCTATGAAGTCACAGGCAGAAAGCTCTGGCTAGATCTTGTGACATTTCTGGGAAGAATGGTCTGAGTTTTCACAGTAATCTGTTAATATGTGGTATTTTAGGATTGCAAACAAGTTGCAACTGTAGCTTTATCATACTGCTTAAAATCTCTTTGTCTCAGCATTTATGTGCTCAGAATACCTGAAGACTATACTCATGCAAACTTAATGCATTGGAATGTCTAAATTTATTGCAAATGGGAATATAGCACTAAGGTATTGCTGCTCACTGCTTCTGTAATCCATATAGAGTGTTTATtatctgttatttttaagatcATTTATGCCAGGTCAAAGTgggcagaaataatttttagttgAAAAGAGATCAGTAAAACTACTTTtcttagaaaaaataattgaggttttttttcttagaaaatctACGAATGGTTGAATTCACTTTGTGGATTTTGATGGAATGAAATGGATTTCCTGTTTAGGCTAGAATAACCACTGGCGGTGCTCCTTTGTAAAGCTGGGATGGCTTTAGAACCAGTTcaggaataatttttattttgtcaagCTTAGTGCTGCCACGAGAAATCTGTGAAACCACACATCTGTTGCACATGGATTTAAACTAATTTAAAATCACtagattaaattttaaatactttacCAGTGACTCAACTTTTGTTCTAACGCAAGTCTGAGATGTTTAACTGAGACAATTTGCCCAAATTCGAGGAACTGTTTTCCATTAGGGAAGGCTGATTCCCAAAGAAACCACTCCCTCCTGCCACCTGGCAGTTTGTCCAACAGGCTGTGTCAGCTGGCTGGCAGTGGTGATGTGATAGGTGCTGTATTGACTGCTCATGTTTCTGAGCAGAACTGAGGAGAATGGGGATATATAAAGCTAGTGCCATTAAGTGTGACACTTCAGGATAAGCATCCATGTGggttttttgaatttttgatgAGTTAAAATGGTTAGCATGCAGCCCCTTTGCCACCTATGCCCAGTAAAACAGCATCACTGGCTTTATTTGCAGTGAGGATGAACTTCAGAGGGCTGAATGAGCTAATGTTTCAAGTAGGGTTTTGTTTAAAGTTGGATAGCCCTTATTCTAGCAACTTTACCTTGCAGTTGCTCTGTTAATGCCTTGCACTGAACAAGTTTTAGTGGTTTTGACTGTCTTGTGTTTGTAGCCTAGCTAGGaacaaaatgcagaagaaaagaaatgagaGTAAATGTTACAGTTGCAGAAGAGCTGTACTTGTGCTTTGATCTTCATCTGGTATAAATACTTTGTACTTGCCACTCTGTTGCTCTCTGAAAAGGTTACTTTTATGGAATCTCAATAGCAAAAGTGTGGCctaactttaaaaatgtttcagaaatttTAGCACTTCTAGAGGTGAATGGAAGCTGGTAATACATGGACTTTTCTGCCATTGCTCTGGAGTTTCTACCCAGGAATATTAACTTTTAATGTCCACCTACTGATTGCTCAACCCTGTAGCTTTTCAGTGAAGTACATGTGCAtcacatttcagtatttttcttcttgttctgtGTGTAAAGCTTTCATATAAATTCCCAATGTTTTCTGTTGACTCTTACTGCTTTCCTGGGCTTGAATCTAGCATGGAGGAGCAAATTATTCTCTTCTATTACTGTTAGATTTCTGACAGTGCTGTGAGCATATTAAATCCCTCAACTCCTCTTGGAGGATCTCTGAAAAACAATGATGATTATTTTAGGGAAGTGCTGACCTACTCTTTTAATAAAGAACTTGTCTTGTATTCCACTTTCCCATTTTTAGAATCATGGTTCATATTGCTCTTGCTTCACAATCATGTAACATCCTTGTGGAGAGTACAGCAGTTGCTTACCTGGAAAAGTAATATTAGAAAAGTGTGTATTTTTAGCTGCCTTTTGATATGATGTAGCAGCTGGAAACAAGGAGAGACAGTATGTGGTGATCTGACAGCACTGCCAACCACAACTTGAGACCAAAATGTGGGGAAACCATTTCATAGGCTTGATTATGCCCATTGTGCCTGGCACTTCAATGATCCAGATACTGTGGCTTTGCTCTTGGTTGTCAAAAGTTTTATTTCAGAGCCCTCCCCATGACTGCACTTGACAAATGTTGTTAATGTATAGAAAAAGCAAGTTCTGTGAACCTTTTTGTTTATGTTaatatgcattaaaaatatataaagagcGAGCAGTTACATGGacacatttcagaaataaatagtaaaatatCCCTTCCATGTCAGTGATTAACAGTAAATGTCTAAATGAAAAGGTATTCTAACTATTAACAAAATTTCCGTTTTTCCCTTTGTAGTAAACATGTCCACAAGTCAAGGAAGGAATCTAGCAAGTTCATGTTGAGGTATATTCTCAAGACAAGACACAGTGACTCATTTGCTTTTCTGGGTAAGAAAGGTATCTATTCTCTTGAGTGTGAAAAAAAGTACTTAACCTTTTAAGTTTAACTTCTGAAATGTACAGTCTGTCAAGCCAGTATGCTGGGGGGTTGTGGGTGGagtgttttgttggtttttatttttgtttttgaagcttTCTGGGCACATGTAGAGAACTTTCCACCCGTCTAACAGTTTTAAGACATTTTAGACTAGTAGTGCAAAGGAAGAGCAATGAAGAGcaatttcagaataaaagaCACCACTGAATAGCATGTGATTGGATAGAAAAGTAATTCCAGATCATTGTCACAAAATGTGTACATTTTCTCGCCTGACTTGCCAAGGGAATGGAGTTTATATAGcatctcattcttttctcttcccagaAATGTTAAACATCTCTCTGACtaggaagagaataaaaaattaaaacttgaGATGAAAGTGTAGAAGTCAACCTTATATATATTTTGTTGAcaggctggcagccagcagacATGTGCTCCTTCGTGGTCAGCATGGGTATTCTGAGACACCACAAACAGCTATGATCATTGCAATGACATGATACATGTTGGGGGCTTCCTGCAAATTTTTGTGTGGTCTGACTTTAGTAGTTCTGCTGCTCCTAGAATTTCCTCAGCTTGATCCAGACAActccagaaagaaaaacaatttgaggattttttattttattcaggaAGCCATTCTTTGCTCATTTGCTTACAGTCTTTATGTATACATGGAGCTGTGTAGCATCTTCTATGTGTAACATTGCTCTGCAAGTGTCTGCCTCCTTAATAACCATGTAAGTGCTATGCAGACTGTCCTTTAGCACTGTGTTGTAGGTAACTTGTACCAGCAACCTGCAGAGACTGGAGGCCTGATTTCCCCTTTCTCCCCAGCTCCTCATCCACACTCAATTCTTAAGTTAGGTACCTGGCTCGCTGGGTTTGCTGGATCATCTGATGATAGAGTGAGATagaaagcttttgttttttgttcctATCACAGTCAGGTGTTACACATTCATTCTCTTTCATATTTCTCATGTAAGCTATGCCTCTGACTCTCCTCCAGTCTCAGTGGATTCTGCTATAAAGTCGTAGGCTTACAGCTATGCTTCTGTTGTAAGGACTTGTAGGCTGGATCACCAGAGCATTGCCTACTTGTTTATCATCCACTCTATGTCACGAGCCCCAATGCATTTAGTCACTGCTTCAGATTCCTCTCCAGTTATGAACAGAAGTGCAGCAACAGAGGAGTGTTGCTGCAAAATAATGTTTCCAAAGAACAGAGCAGTTTCCATAAAGAGTTAAATTAGATAAGATGAcatgttttattcttttaagtTTAGCACTTCTCTCAGAACTTAATTAGATCTAATTTAGTTTGGCATTGCCTGACTTTTTTTAGTACAGAATTAGCCTGTTTCTCTCTGTCCTAGGGCAGTCCTGTAATTTTGGCAGTCTTGTTCCAATTATCAAACTCAATTTCTAAAGATGTAGTTTCAGAATACACACTGCtaatgtttttatctttttacaGTATCTTCATGATTCACTGTCATCGTGTTTCTGCTGTggagctgctttctttttaagtgTTCTTACTAAAGATAGAAAAGCTCCTTGGGCTCTTTCATTCTTTTATATCTTAAGTAATAAAGCCGACCATTggttggtggattttttttcagctatttcATATGGCTTTCATGTCTTAGAGACTTTATAATTCTAAAATTGTCTTTTGGTGATTGTCTCATCTAATAAGGATgaatgcttttttcccccctaaatttctatttttgtcCTAATTCTTTTAATCTTACAAAGCTATATCTTGGAATTTATGTGGTGTGCAGCTGGAgattttgttttacattatgTATCTGGACATTTGCAGTGCATTTGTTCGATTTTACTAACGGCTCTCCTAGTTTGGAGTGACTTGAACAGTCCTTATTCAGGATTTGTTTTACTGCTTCTTATTGGAAGCTTATCAGAGAGTCATAACTAACATATGActtaaaaattctttcttaAATGAAGAATTTATAGACTATGTATTTCCTATTCATCAAATACAGCTATGCAGACCTACCTACATGCCTACAGAAAAAGAGGAGGGCCTACTTGTAAATGAAATGTTTGTAATTTCCTAAACACTTTCTTTGTGGTGATTTTTCTAAACACTCATTTAGAAAGTATtcaaaaatatggatatttttctAAATGTCAAAATGGTGTAATGCATCTTGCTTCCACATAATCCTACAAAGACTAGggcactttttaaaatgtattgcaTTCAGTTAATAGTAGTCATCTAGGGTCTGTAACTTAATTGAGAACTGAAGATGTATCCTCCTGTTTTAaaactatatttttattttactatttcttCTCCTCTTGATTTAGATAACATAATCCATGGATAAAGTGGGAAAGATGTGGAACAATTTCAAATACAGATGCCAGAATCTCTTTAGTCATGAGGGTGGAAGCCAAAATGAGAGTATAGTTGTGAACTCCAATAATTGCTCAACTGGTAAAGAGAAAGCCATCCAGATAACCGACTTGACTCAACAacagcccagcagccctttGAGAGATGACATTGCTTTGCAATTAGGTTTAAGTCCTTCAAAGAATTCAGCAAGGCGGAACCAAAACTGTGTCACAGAAATTCCTCAGATTGTTGAAATAAGCATTGAGAAAGAGAATGACTCATGTGTCACCACAGGAGCCAGGCTTGCTCGAAGGGACTCTTATTCTCGGCATGCTCCTTGGGGTGGGAAGAAGAAGCATTCCTGCTCTACCAAAACACAGAGCTCCTTGGATACTGAAAAAAGGTTTGGTAGAACACGAAGTGGAttgcagaggagggagagaaggtaTGGGGTGAGCTCGGTCCATGACATGGACGCAGTATCCAGCAGGACAGTAGGCAGCCGTTCTCTGCGACAGCGTCTCCAAGATACTGTTGGGCTGTGTTTTCCCATGAGAACTTATAGCAAACAGTCCAAACCTCTGTTTTCTAACAAAAGAAAGATCCATCTCTCTGAACTAATGCTTGAGAAATGCCCTTTTCCTGCAGGCTCAGATCTGGCCCAGAAGTGGCATCTGATTAAACAGCACACAGCACCTGTGAGTCCTCATTCAACTTTCTTTGACACATTTGATCCTTCCTTGGTTTCCacagaagatgaagaagacCGGCTCAGAGAGAGACGTAGGCTTAGTATTGAAGAAGGGGTTGATCCCCCTCCCAATGCCCAAATACACACTTTTGAAGCTACAGCACAGGTAAATCCATTGTATAAACTGGGACCAAAGTTAGCCCCCGGTATGACTGAGCTGACCGGGGACAAAACCATAACACCTCCAGGGAACTGTGACTCCGAAGAGGACATGACAACGCTTTGCCTGCAGTCGCGCCGGCAGAAGCAGCGTCAGATGTCAGGAGAGAGCCATGGCCATATCAGCAGGCAGGGGGCTTGGAAAGTGCATACTCAGATCGATTACATCCACTGCCTCGTGCCAGACTTGCTCCAGATCACAGGTAACCCGTGTTACTGGGGCGTCATGGACCGCTACGAAGCAGAAGCACTTCTGGAGGGTAAACCCGAAGGCACTTTTTTGCTCAGGGATTCTGCGCAGGAGGACTACCTCTTCTCGGTGAGCTTCCGCCGCTACAACCGCTCCCTGCACGCACGCATCGAGCAGTGGAACCACAACTTCAGCTTTGATGCCCACGACCCCTGTGTGTTCCACTCGTCCACCGTTACGGGGCTCCTGGAACACTACAAAGACCCCAGCTCTTGCATGTTCTTTGAGCCATTGCTGACTGTATCTCTGAACAGGACCTTCCCCTTTAGTCTGCAGTATATCTGCCGGGCAGTAATCTGCAGGTGCACTACGTACGATGGAATTGATGACCTTCCTCTACCCTCAATGTTGCAAGACTTTCTAAAGGAGTATCACTATAAACAAAAAGTCAGGGTGCGATGGCTGGAGCGGGAACCtataaaaacaaagtaaatggaaaacaaaataagctTCTGgaacatgctttttttttttttttgtgtattacAGTTTAACTGCAGCAAGCGCACCGATGACGTCTTGCTTTTCTGCAATACCCTATTTAAGCTGAGTGTTAGTATCCTGTCAGATGCTGCCTGCTGTTAATCAAACTAAGTTGTGATGCCTCTTGGAAACAATAAGCAGACACAATTCTGCACGTTTTTCATTAAGGcctaatgaaatatttttgctaatttctaaatattttatttcccttttataGCTGTAGTAATTGGATGAAGAAACTATGAGGCATTTCCCATGGGGCATTCATGTAATGCTGTTAAAGAAAGGCTTTATTGGAGGGGCATTTTTGctaatatttgaaatattttttttaaattctcttctTGAAAACTTTCCTCAACTCAAAGTAATAATTTAGCTCGCAAACAAGTTTCCAAATACTAGTGAATATTTTATTGTAATGAAGAGCAGTTCATTAGAAGCAGTCCATTAAGAGTTAATGGTGCTTTGATGATAACAGATGAATCATGCTTTTCACAGTGTATAAGGTTTCTTAATCATTAAGACTTGAATATGCCTGCTCAGTACTGTAATTCTGTTACAAACACTTGGAGATTTAAGTGGCATTGTTAGCAAATGTAATACTGTCTCAGACAGTTAAAAATACCTTCCAGTGTGAATTGCTGCTTCTGTGGCAGGACGCAGAATTAGATTATTGCCGTGCAACAGAAGGCTGTGGGCTTTTTCCAAAACAGATTTTGGTGGCCTGACTGCTAGTAACTTACAATGGAAGGTAATAATGACAGGAAAAAATGCTTAATTATTTAAAGTTGTCTGATACTTTTATGGAGAACATGTCAAGTGGATGAATTATTATAATCAGAGTACAAAATCTGACATATCTGAAGCAAATGTCAGGTTTCAAAGGTACTGGTACACTTTATTTGTAAATATCTTTCCATCTGcgcttttaaaaatgttttaaagtaatATGCACTGATGATAGTTTCAACAGATTACTTAGAAACAAGATTCTAACTTCTGTTTGCTTATTTACACGGAGATGGAACTTAAAAGTTGTTCTATCTTAGATATTTTGCACTAAAATTTTGTTGGAATGCCCTGACCCCTGTTTAATGTTTTGTACCAATTCTGAGTGCTCCCTAGTTTCTTTACCAGCTGctacagtattttatttcttacttcTCTATGGCAGTGACCTGTCCGAGGTAGGAAACATTTTGGCTGCAAGTACAATAAACGTTATTCTTGTATGCTACACTAACCCTTCTATTGAtgtatttttctgcttgctgTGCCTTGTTCTGGCTTTTTGTGCTAATAAAGTACAGTATGTTCAGTGTTATACTTGTATATCTGCTCTGTTTTTATATATTCACGTAACTTGTAGCagttaaatgaatttttaatagGCTTTTCTTAGTATTTAGGATAGGTAATGCACAAGTACTGTGCAGTTGAGTATTAGTTGGTCAGCACACCTTATTCCTGGTTTTTGTTAAAGCAACTTGACAGTGTACACCATTGAATAACGTTTCTGTAGTTACTGCAAGGTGGTGGACTTGTCTGCAGGCATAGAGCATTTTACAGGTTTTTGTAATGGAAAGGATAAATGTTAAGCAAAAAGTGTTCTAAAACATTATTGATTCCCTGTAATGGTTGCTGAAGGTGTTTCAGCTTGTTGTATAGGTAACTGCTAAGGTTAATATTTTGATACTCCCCACTGAGGAATGCTTATTCCTGTAAATTGACAGTACAGCAGCGGCGTTTGATCACTTTTAGGCTATTTTGATAAATAGATGTACACACAAGTTGGCCAAATGTCCTGTTTTTACCAAAGAATACTGTCAATTTatgttggggtatttttttagttaaaaataaaaaaataaactcaagAGTGGAGAGGTGCAATTTTTGTTCTATCAAATATTTATCCCAAGCTATGATAAACCAAAGTATTTGACAACTTCATCTGAACCAAGTAATGTATACGTTTATGTTGTAGAGCCTAAAGCTCTACAATGATGTTGTCATTATTCCTGAACTCACAATGCACCTGAAGAGGAgtgatttaaataattttgtaatgACTGGAACAGCACTACATAAAAGCTTGTACTGCGAGGGGTTAATCTGAAGCACCCAGAAAGCACTTTAAAACGTGTTTATATGCTTGTGGAAAGTTTGTGATCCCGTTATGCATTCTTTGTAGTACCTTATCTTCTTTCATGTGTTAAAAGACTTAAACTGTTAAAATGGAACTTTGTTTAGAATATGTAAATACTAAGTTTATGTAATTATGTGTACAACTGTGCTCTTGGTCTCTTAAGTTTTGAATTGTGTATGTGTCATTGAATATGCAACTCTTGGTTTAAAATCTACTCTAAGcataaaaagaggaaaaagtcaCCAGCATGAAATTGCACCTAAGTGTACCTTCACTGTGTCGTTCTCACTGTTCCCTCAGTCAGATCTGAATGCCAGATGAGTTTACTTAAATTCTTGCTTTCGATATTAGTGTCATACAGTCAGCCTGCAGCCAAGCTTTGTCCCAGTATAGGGACCTGTTTTTCATTTACACTCGTTGCAGTTGCCTGTCATGAACTAGCTGTGACATTGTCAATGTGGTCAGGAATACACATTCATCTAATTTTTAATCATGTGGTGGaatctttgggaaaaaaaaaaaaataaaaaccccaaacccttctCTCAGAAAGTTTGCTCTTGCATTTGTATAAATAATCGTTATGGAGAGATTTGCTCCCCTAAAACACAAGAAAGGAATGATCTATTTCTCTACAACTTTTTTAAAGCTCTGCTTCACTGAAATATACATAATAATTTGCTAGTGTGGTTATGCTAAAATGaatcactttttaaattttggtgGACATGAGTGTTGACTATTCCAGTTGCAGTGTATTACTTAATGAATACATTTTCAGTTCTAAAGGCATTAAAATGCTAGTAGGTGGAGAATGCAAATAGTTGATTTCTCATTTGTGTTTCTCATTCTGGTTTCATTTAGAAAACCTTAAATGTCTTAAAAAGGTGCACAAactacagcttttttttttttttttaatttaacagtaGGTTTCAATGTAAAAAGGTACACTTGTATTGTTCCAGTCTAATTTGGTTACATGACAGATGAGTTTTTGAGCCTCAATCTTGTCAAGTGTTTTTTTGAGGTGATTCTTGTTTCAGCAGGAAGAGCTATAGAAAGTGCTTACTCTGTAGGAAGGTTTTGTGAGGAATCTTACTAAAGGTATTTTAGGTCCCTGTGGAattgaagaaaggaaaatatactATATTTTGAGTATCCAGGAAGGGTTTATGAGTTTAGGATCTCTTAGCAGTTTTATCAGGTCTATGGTGTTTATCAGTTTTAAATGCATAACTCTTGAAAATACTTGTAAGGCAAGTACACTTGTCCAGATAATTTACTTGTCAGAATGGAACTTGTGAAGAAAATAAGTTACTAATTAATGTTTTGCATTTAtgtacttttaaattttatttgcatttgaagACTTGCTGCTTACAAAATGATAGTTCTGAAATCAGAAGTATAGAGTTGTGAAAAGATATGTCTGTTTATCTGTAGTGTTTGACAATATGAAGTCAAGCCTTACAGCTGTCACTCATCCTTAAGTCCATATTTATCTTTGAGTTTCAGCACTACTTAGAAACAAGCAAAGGTTCTGAATTTCTGTAGTAAAAAACCTGTTTGCTCCAGTCTCCATGTGAAAgccaaaatatttgcagaatgctttaaagcttttctctgctgcagaatTGCATGTAAGACAGAAGTTGTCATTGTCAGAAGTTGCTGAGTGCCAGAGAGAAATATCTGCAGGCAtcatggttatttttttttccaaagttgTCTTGAAAGACAgcatttaatggaaaaatatgaaCTGAATCTTAGTTGATTCTTTTCTAAAATAGTGTTTCTCCATTTCAGACatttaaaattcacatttaaaattatgaaagcACTCTTTGAACCTcattttctgaaagttttgttgTGAAGTGAGCACGTATGTGCCAAACCTTAGTTTGCAAGTATCTGACACGTATATTTATACATTAATAAGATGCCTCCAAGCATGTTTACATTCATGGTCTTTTTTGAAGCTACTGAAGTACACGAATATGGTAAGCATTAATATATTGGAATTCTCAAAATTCTGTCTGTTTTCTGTCTGTGTATGGCATGCTTTGCAATTAAGAGGgctattttatttgtatcttcaCCTGCACTTATATATTATGACCAGTTGattggtgtgttttttcttgctgttgcCACACTTACCCAAACAGTTGTCTCTGGACTGTGACCAAAGGAGATTTTTCAtacctgtttatttttaagtagaAATCAAATCAGTTGGCTTTTAAAGTATTAATTCCTATGGAGCGTGGTGTAACACTGCTAATTACTCTTTTCCTATTTGCAGTATTGATGTACAGAGAATCATTTAGCTTGACCATGAGTTGTATCTGTTGAATGTAGTTGACTTTAAATGTCTGAattttaagcaatttttttaaattgaaaatgcTCCTGATGAGgactctgaaaagaaaaaagatttgaTGTTTTTTATGTCAAAATACATAAAGTGAGTGTTTTGCAATGAGATAAGAATCTTTTGAAGATGCTTTTTAGATGTTTTCCTCTGTCACTGTCTTAAATGAAGActctttaaaaaggaaaaatcaaaaccaaaacagtctCTTGATGACTTAAACCTTACAATCTTTTGAAAACTGAAAGGAAATCTGGTGCTTTTACTTAATTTGCTTGCATATTGCCAGACTGATTTAAGAATAGTTGTTTCAAGAAGCAAATTAAATCTGTTATTTCAATGAAGCATTGCTATTTgtgattttataaaatattccatttaCAAAAATTGTCTAGCAACAGGATGTTAACCTGATACTGTATTTGTTGTTATCAGGGTAACTATTGTGTGTGCTTTTTGAGCTAAGTGTTCACTTTGTAAATTTGCATTAAGGCTACAGCTGTTACCAGCAAGGTTCCCTAGGGCCAGCACAATGAGTTTATGAGCTGAAGCTCCTGGTGCTTGACCCCTTTTTGTCTACAGTAGTAAAAAAAGTGTGTAAGTCTGCGCAATACAGCTCGTGTTACAAATTTCCATGTTAAGCACACAGCTATGCTGACAAGCAGAAACATATCTGAACATGCTTGTCTGGAGTAAAGCAACCTCTCTGACTTCTCAGCAGGAGCTGTAACTTGGTGGCACGTTGGCAAAGAGGAAGCAGAAATAGGTTTTGCTCTTCCCTGAGCAGCTGTTAAACTGAACACAGCGTGTGCTTCCTGTGCAGTAGGGTATCTAAACTCCTTAGAGCCCTGAGAATTTTAATAGCATTCAGAAGATACAGAAGCACTTGGCTGCTTTGCCACTTCTTGCTTTCGTACTTGTAGTTTTGCAAAAGCTTGAAGTgatgtatttattaaaattgaATCTATGTAGTCAACAACTGTATAAGCACTGCTTTGTAATATCTTTACGGAGATATCAAATTCCTACACAATTATATTTAAACTGTTTTGGGAAAATGAATAATGACACTGTGGGCACAAATTAATTCAGATTGCACTATAAACTTTCTTACCAGAAGCCTTCATTCTTACAAAGAACTATGCGATCCCTACACAGAAACTGTAGCTTTGGTGGTGCGCTCTTTGGTAGATGTCCAAAAAAGCGGCATCCAGACAGTCCCTGGACCTTTTCTGACATTCCAGTTGAAGGGGCCTGGCAGGCCCACGGGGCACTCGAGGAGTTGGCTGGCAAGCGCACCATGCCGAGCGTCACCCCATGCCAGCACCTTGTATAACTCTGCTGGTCTAGGTCTCCCCCAGCTTAGATGGTTTTTAACTCACTGCAGCTTAAATGTTTCTCCGCCCTGCCTAATTTGTCTTTGTTATTCGGTTGCCAAAATGTCTTGCATCTTAATAGAGTAAGAAAATAATGTGATTTATGGCTACCCAACCAGTGTATTAAGTAATAGACGGCTCTGTTTTAATAAACGGGGTATAAACTGccatattgttttctttttatatttgtttggGAGCAAAAAGTTGTGGGTTTAATGAGTTTATTTTATGTCCATGCTGTAAATGCATAGTTTTAGAAATACTTAG
This genomic window contains:
- the SOCS5 gene encoding suppressor of cytokine signaling 5; protein product: MDKVGKMWNNFKYRCQNLFSHEGGSQNESIVVNSNNCSTGKEKAIQITDLTQQQPSSPLRDDIALQLGLSPSKNSARRNQNCVTEIPQIVEISIEKENDSCVTTGARLARRDSYSRHAPWGGKKKHSCSTKTQSSLDTEKRFGRTRSGLQRRERRYGVSSVHDMDAVSSRTVGSRSLRQRLQDTVGLCFPMRTYSKQSKPLFSNKRKIHLSELMLEKCPFPAGSDLAQKWHLIKQHTAPVSPHSTFFDTFDPSLVSTEDEEDRLRERRRLSIEEGVDPPPNAQIHTFEATAQVNPLYKLGPKLAPGMTELTGDKTITPPGNCDSEEDMTTLCLQSRRQKQRQMSGESHGHISRQGAWKVHTQIDYIHCLVPDLLQITGNPCYWGVMDRYEAEALLEGKPEGTFLLRDSAQEDYLFSVSFRRYNRSLHARIEQWNHNFSFDAHDPCVFHSSTVTGLLEHYKDPSSCMFFEPLLTVSLNRTFPFSLQYICRAVICRCTTYDGIDDLPLPSMLQDFLKEYHYKQKVRVRWLEREPIKTK